In one Andrena cerasifolii isolate SP2316 chromosome 2, iyAndCera1_principal, whole genome shotgun sequence genomic region, the following are encoded:
- the LOC143378736 gene encoding uncharacterized protein LOC143378736 isoform X1 produces the protein MPREYCFLCASDEGVFLDITADNKQIYHKQFEICSLVKVPTTDQLPTKICHKCVYELNQCTSFLKKYNQSIKHKTQARKNFCSLCYRFAKKEYIFDLSKDKNLQHSSLDKIRKVFKNDLEKFQRSHQFVCLTCRYTVDVLLDLKNVSQEIATKLNDIISEEIDYLNFPKIKTTVVNRKTTTTESTRIATAAQDADESDKMTRTRSQDNRLANSKSSEKSTQNQNKIQKTGEIVCKGFWTSIKSTDVNKQQSVAETKSCKVFLKDVLKVTALKERKLHETEEKDQRKKASAVTEKPSTVESKSRRAATEAENETGRQAQKRPARSGKPDSTDIKELPTKRLRSSAKQVTADPKEATSETVSPKSKPPEQKDAVLNSGQSYTSDSPATSNRTLTRHKRTTGASLSDADVDSRRDRKKLKAILAGNTAIKNMELNDESSNEEAPPKKKRLRFTSASSITIDLTQSDKGEESGNKHATARKGKVRTRRFGRSALMSKVARKAKSSESDNKESEDEETKPYICKECGANYENKLVGLTHQLTHYKQPKLALEKRVIDNVEKETVDASDAVDDQCEDQIETIAIRVDDDDEEETAVDVSNLDGSDRLEVIAEAEEKTPSPEKGRKKVKEEVKETIEAAEVNETIEVEEVIETIQEEEVNETIEEEEMKQTEEEQKETTKEKDATKQKEKEATKQKEKKATKEKEKKATKEKETTKEKEATEEKKATKEKEATKEKEATEEKEATKEKEATKEKEAPKEKEVTKEKEATKEKEAPKEKEVTKEKEATKEKEATKEKEATKEKDTKETKDKKEKDTKTKDTKVTKDQKEDTVDVKFVPQKPTDDAPDQAEEPEEEKECEITEIVAVPSPSRGRKRGSRKGGSRWGRVRKSNTWRSRSRSNISDHSDTEDVIEVKVEESTSMTNTKYVSRTQIEDISEEVKKKEQTEEDEEEGSLKEVEELEEDEILEEEVETPKENKDKGKEEEAICTEHDSEPVDKESMKGLKCSADVDEIVALVDEDTPEPEEDEQNGVEEKGAQSETETRLEDASGKAEGTEKAKSPKRAKSIESCEENKENKEEQSVQANGDAPVTSNVAPLEGADVLKDSEAPGEKDAEKVEENAPESKTPKPEKPTSESSNVAADILQEVLELASAEIQKRQDVIDADASNDSVDAETLENISREIQNTVDMPSLKIDSANTGNDSE, from the exons ATGCCAAGAGAATACTGTTTCCTCTGTGCGAGCGATGAAGGCGTCTTCTTGGACATCACTGCCGACAATAAACAAATATATCACAAGCAATTCGAGATCTGCTCTCTGGTGAAG GTACCAACCACGGATCAATTGCCAACTAAAATATGTCACAAATGCGTATACGAGTTGAATCAGTGTACCTCGTTTCTAAAGAAGTATAACCAATCTATAAAGCACAAGACACAGGCACGCAAAAATTTCTGCAGTTTATGCTATCGATTCGCGAAAAAGGAATACATTTTCGACCTCAGTAAAGACAAGAACTTGCAACACAGTTCCCTCGACAAGATACGCAAAGTTTTTAAGAACGAT CTTGAAAAGTTTCAGAGGAGCCACCAGTTTGTATGCTTAACTTGCCGATACACAGTGGACGTATTGTTAGATTTAAAGAATGTATCTCAAGAGATTGCAACAAAACTGAACGATATAATCAGCGAAGAAATAGATTACTTAAACTTCCCTAAG ATAAAGACTACCGTGGTGAATCGCAAAACTACCACCACTGAATCTACCAGAATAGCCACCGCCGCGCAGGACGCTGACGAATCTGACAAGATGACACGGACAAGATCTCAGGACAACAGATTAGCCAATAGCAAGTCAAGCGAAAAATCAACGCAAAATCAAAACAAAATTCAAAAGACAGGCGAAATTGTGTGTAAAGGTTTCTGGACCAGCATTAAATCCACTGACGTCAACAAACAGCAAAGTGTCGCGGAGACGAAGTCCTGTAAAGTGTTCCTGAAAGACGTGTTGAAAGTTACGGCACTGAAGGAGCGGAAGCTGCATGAAACTGAGGAGAAGGACCAAAGGAAGAAGGCGAGCGCGGTGACAGAGAAACCATCGACAGTGGAAAGTAAATCTCGGAGAGCAGCCACTGAGGCGGAGAACGAAACAGGCAGACAGGCTCAAAAGCGTCCCGCTAGAAGTGGCAAACCTGACAGCACAGATATCAAAGAGTTGCCAACTAAGAGATTAAGGTCCAGTGCGAAGCAGGTCACCGCGGATCCCAAGGAAGCTACGTCAGAGACAGTCTCGCCGAAATCAAAGCCACCCGAGCAGAAAGATGCTGTGCTTAACAGCGGTCAGAGCTACACTTCCGACTCCCCTGCAACAAGTAACAGAACCCTAACTAGACACAAGCGCACGACCGGCGCGTCATTGTCCGATGCGGACGTTGACAGTAGACGCGATCGCAAGAAATTGAAAGCTATTCTAGCGGGTAACACAGCGATAAAGAATATGGAGTTAAACGACGAGTCGTCGAACGAGGAGGCCCCGCCGAAGAAGAAGAGGTTAAGGTTTACGAGCGCCTCGTCCATTACGATCGACTTGACGCAAAGCGACAAAGGCGAGGAGAGCGGCAATAAACACGCGACGGCGCGTAAGGGAAAAGTTCGGACTCGGAGGTTCGGAAGGTCTGCCCTGATGTCCAAGGTGGCACGGAAGGCGAAGTCCTCTGAATCCGACAATAAAGAGTCGGAGGACGAGGAAACGAAGCCGTACATATGTAAAGAGTGTGGTGCGAATTATGAGAACAAACTTGTGGGCCTGACGCACCAATTGACGCATTACAAGCAGCCAAAACTGGCACTGGAGAAGCGGGTCATTGATAATGTGGAGAAGGAGACTGTGGACGCCAGCGACGCGGTGGATGACCAGTGCGAGGACCAGATCGAGACCATTGCGATCAGAGTGGACGATGATGATGAGGAGGAGACAGCTGTGGATGTAAGTAATTTGGACGGGAGCGATCGGTTAGAGGTCATTGCAGAAGCGGAAGAGAAAACTCCATCTCCGGAGAAGGGGAGGAAGAAGGTGAAGGAGGAGGTGAAGGAGACAATAGAAGCCGCGGAA gtgaATGAGACAATAGAGGTGGAGGAGGTAATTGAGACAATACAGGAGGAGGAGGTGAATGAGACAATAGAGGAGGAGGAGATGAAGCAGACAGAGGAGGAGCAGAAGGAGACGACAAAGGAGAAGGATGCGACGAAgcagaaggagaaggaggcgaCGAagcagaaggagaagaaggcgacgaaggagaaggagaagaaggcgaCGAAGGAGAAGGAGACGACAAAGGAGAAGGAGGCGACGGAGGAGAAGAAGGCGACGAAGGAGAAGGAGGCGACGAAGGAGAAGGAGGCGACGGAGGAGAAGGAGGCGACGAAGGAGAAGGAGGCGACGAAGGAGAAGGAGGCGCCGAAGGAGAAGGAGGTGACGAAAGAAAAGGAGGCGACGAAGGAGAAGGAGGCGCCGAAGGAGAAGGAGGTGACGAAAGAAAAGGAGGCGACGAAGGAGAAGGAAGCGACGAAGGAGAAGGAGGCGACGAAAGAGAAGGATACAAAAGAGACGAAGGATAAGAAGGAGAAGGATACAAAGACCAAGGATACAAAAGTCACAAAAGACCAGAAGGAAGACACTGTCGACGTGAAGTTTGTTCCGCAGAAGCCCACCGATGATGCACCTGACCAAGCCGAGGAGCCAGAGGAGGAGAAAGAATGTGAAATCACAGAAATTGTTGCAGTTCCGTCCCCGAGTCGAGGCAGGAAACGTGGATCCAGGAAGGGCGGCTCACGGTGGGGTCGCGTACGGAAGAGCAACACCTGGCGCAGCAGAAGTAGAAGCAACATAAGCGACCATAGTGACACCGAGGACGTTATCGAGGTTAAGGTAGAAGAATCCACGAGTATGACAAACACGAAGTATGTATCGCGTACCCAGATCGAAGATATTTCAGAGGAAGTGAAAAAGAAAGAGCAGACAGAGGAGGATGAAGAAGAAGGTAGTTTGAAGGAGGTAGAGGAACTAGAAGAGGACGAGATATTGGAAGAAGAGGTGGAAACTCCAAAGGAGAACAAAGACAAGGGAAAAGAGGAGGAAGCAATTTGTACAGAGCACGATAGCGAGCCAGTTGATAAGGAAAGTATGAAGGGATTGAAGTGCAGCGCAGATGTCGACGAGATTGTCGCGCTGGTGGATGAAGACACGCCCGAGCCCGAGGAGGACGAGCAGAATGGAGTGGAGGAGAAGGGCGCCCAGAGCGAAACAGAAACGAGGCTCGAAGATGCTAGTGGTAAGGCAGAGGGCACGGAGAAAGCAAAGTCGCCTAAACGCGCGAAAAGCATAGAGTCCTGCGAGGAGAACAAGGAGAACAAGGAGGAGCAGAGCGTACAGGCGAATGGTGACGCGCCCGTGACGTCAAATGTAGCTCCATTGGAGGGCGCGGATGTGTTGAAAGACAGCGAAGCCCCCGGCGAAAAGGACGCCGAGAAAGTGGAGGAGAACGCCCCCGAATCAAAGACCCCGAAGCCAGAGAAGCCGACCAGCGAGTCCTCGAACGTCGCGGCGGATATCCTGCAGGAGGTCCTCGAACTGGCGAGCGCGGAGATTCAGAAGCGGCAAGATGTGATAGACGCCGACGCAAGCAATGATTCCGTGGACGCGGAGACCCTGGAGAACATATCCCGTGAAATCCAGAACACCGTCGACATGCCATCCCTGAAAATCGATAGCGCCAATACTGGCAACGACTCGGAGTAA
- the LOC143378736 gene encoding uncharacterized protein LOC143378736 isoform X2 produces MPREYCFLCASDEGVFLDITADNKQIYHKQFEICSLVKVPTTDQLPTKICHKCVYELNQCTSFLKKYNQSIKHKTQARKNFCSLCYRFAKKEYIFDLSKDKNLQHSSLDKIRKVFKNDFQRSHQFVCLTCRYTVDVLLDLKNVSQEIATKLNDIISEEIDYLNFPKIKTTVVNRKTTTTESTRIATAAQDADESDKMTRTRSQDNRLANSKSSEKSTQNQNKIQKTGEIVCKGFWTSIKSTDVNKQQSVAETKSCKVFLKDVLKVTALKERKLHETEEKDQRKKASAVTEKPSTVESKSRRAATEAENETGRQAQKRPARSGKPDSTDIKELPTKRLRSSAKQVTADPKEATSETVSPKSKPPEQKDAVLNSGQSYTSDSPATSNRTLTRHKRTTGASLSDADVDSRRDRKKLKAILAGNTAIKNMELNDESSNEEAPPKKKRLRFTSASSITIDLTQSDKGEESGNKHATARKGKVRTRRFGRSALMSKVARKAKSSESDNKESEDEETKPYICKECGANYENKLVGLTHQLTHYKQPKLALEKRVIDNVEKETVDASDAVDDQCEDQIETIAIRVDDDDEEETAVDVSNLDGSDRLEVIAEAEEKTPSPEKGRKKVKEEVKETIEAAEVNETIEVEEVIETIQEEEVNETIEEEEMKQTEEEQKETTKEKDATKQKEKEATKQKEKKATKEKEKKATKEKETTKEKEATEEKKATKEKEATKEKEATEEKEATKEKEATKEKEAPKEKEVTKEKEATKEKEAPKEKEVTKEKEATKEKEATKEKEATKEKDTKETKDKKEKDTKTKDTKVTKDQKEDTVDVKFVPQKPTDDAPDQAEEPEEEKECEITEIVAVPSPSRGRKRGSRKGGSRWGRVRKSNTWRSRSRSNISDHSDTEDVIEVKVEESTSMTNTKYVSRTQIEDISEEVKKKEQTEEDEEEGSLKEVEELEEDEILEEEVETPKENKDKGKEEEAICTEHDSEPVDKESMKGLKCSADVDEIVALVDEDTPEPEEDEQNGVEEKGAQSETETRLEDASGKAEGTEKAKSPKRAKSIESCEENKENKEEQSVQANGDAPVTSNVAPLEGADVLKDSEAPGEKDAEKVEENAPESKTPKPEKPTSESSNVAADILQEVLELASAEIQKRQDVIDADASNDSVDAETLENISREIQNTVDMPSLKIDSANTGNDSE; encoded by the exons ATGCCAAGAGAATACTGTTTCCTCTGTGCGAGCGATGAAGGCGTCTTCTTGGACATCACTGCCGACAATAAACAAATATATCACAAGCAATTCGAGATCTGCTCTCTGGTGAAG GTACCAACCACGGATCAATTGCCAACTAAAATATGTCACAAATGCGTATACGAGTTGAATCAGTGTACCTCGTTTCTAAAGAAGTATAACCAATCTATAAAGCACAAGACACAGGCACGCAAAAATTTCTGCAGTTTATGCTATCGATTCGCGAAAAAGGAATACATTTTCGACCTCAGTAAAGACAAGAACTTGCAACACAGTTCCCTCGACAAGATACGCAAAGTTTTTAAGAACGAT TTTCAGAGGAGCCACCAGTTTGTATGCTTAACTTGCCGATACACAGTGGACGTATTGTTAGATTTAAAGAATGTATCTCAAGAGATTGCAACAAAACTGAACGATATAATCAGCGAAGAAATAGATTACTTAAACTTCCCTAAG ATAAAGACTACCGTGGTGAATCGCAAAACTACCACCACTGAATCTACCAGAATAGCCACCGCCGCGCAGGACGCTGACGAATCTGACAAGATGACACGGACAAGATCTCAGGACAACAGATTAGCCAATAGCAAGTCAAGCGAAAAATCAACGCAAAATCAAAACAAAATTCAAAAGACAGGCGAAATTGTGTGTAAAGGTTTCTGGACCAGCATTAAATCCACTGACGTCAACAAACAGCAAAGTGTCGCGGAGACGAAGTCCTGTAAAGTGTTCCTGAAAGACGTGTTGAAAGTTACGGCACTGAAGGAGCGGAAGCTGCATGAAACTGAGGAGAAGGACCAAAGGAAGAAGGCGAGCGCGGTGACAGAGAAACCATCGACAGTGGAAAGTAAATCTCGGAGAGCAGCCACTGAGGCGGAGAACGAAACAGGCAGACAGGCTCAAAAGCGTCCCGCTAGAAGTGGCAAACCTGACAGCACAGATATCAAAGAGTTGCCAACTAAGAGATTAAGGTCCAGTGCGAAGCAGGTCACCGCGGATCCCAAGGAAGCTACGTCAGAGACAGTCTCGCCGAAATCAAAGCCACCCGAGCAGAAAGATGCTGTGCTTAACAGCGGTCAGAGCTACACTTCCGACTCCCCTGCAACAAGTAACAGAACCCTAACTAGACACAAGCGCACGACCGGCGCGTCATTGTCCGATGCGGACGTTGACAGTAGACGCGATCGCAAGAAATTGAAAGCTATTCTAGCGGGTAACACAGCGATAAAGAATATGGAGTTAAACGACGAGTCGTCGAACGAGGAGGCCCCGCCGAAGAAGAAGAGGTTAAGGTTTACGAGCGCCTCGTCCATTACGATCGACTTGACGCAAAGCGACAAAGGCGAGGAGAGCGGCAATAAACACGCGACGGCGCGTAAGGGAAAAGTTCGGACTCGGAGGTTCGGAAGGTCTGCCCTGATGTCCAAGGTGGCACGGAAGGCGAAGTCCTCTGAATCCGACAATAAAGAGTCGGAGGACGAGGAAACGAAGCCGTACATATGTAAAGAGTGTGGTGCGAATTATGAGAACAAACTTGTGGGCCTGACGCACCAATTGACGCATTACAAGCAGCCAAAACTGGCACTGGAGAAGCGGGTCATTGATAATGTGGAGAAGGAGACTGTGGACGCCAGCGACGCGGTGGATGACCAGTGCGAGGACCAGATCGAGACCATTGCGATCAGAGTGGACGATGATGATGAGGAGGAGACAGCTGTGGATGTAAGTAATTTGGACGGGAGCGATCGGTTAGAGGTCATTGCAGAAGCGGAAGAGAAAACTCCATCTCCGGAGAAGGGGAGGAAGAAGGTGAAGGAGGAGGTGAAGGAGACAATAGAAGCCGCGGAA gtgaATGAGACAATAGAGGTGGAGGAGGTAATTGAGACAATACAGGAGGAGGAGGTGAATGAGACAATAGAGGAGGAGGAGATGAAGCAGACAGAGGAGGAGCAGAAGGAGACGACAAAGGAGAAGGATGCGACGAAgcagaaggagaaggaggcgaCGAagcagaaggagaagaaggcgacgaaggagaaggagaagaaggcgaCGAAGGAGAAGGAGACGACAAAGGAGAAGGAGGCGACGGAGGAGAAGAAGGCGACGAAGGAGAAGGAGGCGACGAAGGAGAAGGAGGCGACGGAGGAGAAGGAGGCGACGAAGGAGAAGGAGGCGACGAAGGAGAAGGAGGCGCCGAAGGAGAAGGAGGTGACGAAAGAAAAGGAGGCGACGAAGGAGAAGGAGGCGCCGAAGGAGAAGGAGGTGACGAAAGAAAAGGAGGCGACGAAGGAGAAGGAAGCGACGAAGGAGAAGGAGGCGACGAAAGAGAAGGATACAAAAGAGACGAAGGATAAGAAGGAGAAGGATACAAAGACCAAGGATACAAAAGTCACAAAAGACCAGAAGGAAGACACTGTCGACGTGAAGTTTGTTCCGCAGAAGCCCACCGATGATGCACCTGACCAAGCCGAGGAGCCAGAGGAGGAGAAAGAATGTGAAATCACAGAAATTGTTGCAGTTCCGTCCCCGAGTCGAGGCAGGAAACGTGGATCCAGGAAGGGCGGCTCACGGTGGGGTCGCGTACGGAAGAGCAACACCTGGCGCAGCAGAAGTAGAAGCAACATAAGCGACCATAGTGACACCGAGGACGTTATCGAGGTTAAGGTAGAAGAATCCACGAGTATGACAAACACGAAGTATGTATCGCGTACCCAGATCGAAGATATTTCAGAGGAAGTGAAAAAGAAAGAGCAGACAGAGGAGGATGAAGAAGAAGGTAGTTTGAAGGAGGTAGAGGAACTAGAAGAGGACGAGATATTGGAAGAAGAGGTGGAAACTCCAAAGGAGAACAAAGACAAGGGAAAAGAGGAGGAAGCAATTTGTACAGAGCACGATAGCGAGCCAGTTGATAAGGAAAGTATGAAGGGATTGAAGTGCAGCGCAGATGTCGACGAGATTGTCGCGCTGGTGGATGAAGACACGCCCGAGCCCGAGGAGGACGAGCAGAATGGAGTGGAGGAGAAGGGCGCCCAGAGCGAAACAGAAACGAGGCTCGAAGATGCTAGTGGTAAGGCAGAGGGCACGGAGAAAGCAAAGTCGCCTAAACGCGCGAAAAGCATAGAGTCCTGCGAGGAGAACAAGGAGAACAAGGAGGAGCAGAGCGTACAGGCGAATGGTGACGCGCCCGTGACGTCAAATGTAGCTCCATTGGAGGGCGCGGATGTGTTGAAAGACAGCGAAGCCCCCGGCGAAAAGGACGCCGAGAAAGTGGAGGAGAACGCCCCCGAATCAAAGACCCCGAAGCCAGAGAAGCCGACCAGCGAGTCCTCGAACGTCGCGGCGGATATCCTGCAGGAGGTCCTCGAACTGGCGAGCGCGGAGATTCAGAAGCGGCAAGATGTGATAGACGCCGACGCAAGCAATGATTCCGTGGACGCGGAGACCCTGGAGAACATATCCCGTGAAATCCAGAACACCGTCGACATGCCATCCCTGAAAATCGATAGCGCCAATACTGGCAACGACTCGGAGTAA
- the LOC143378736 gene encoding uncharacterized protein LOC143378736 isoform X3 codes for MPREYCFLCASDEGVFLDITADNKQIYHKQFEICSLVKVPTTDQLPTKICHKCVYELNQCTSFLKKYNQSIKHKTQARKNFCSLCYRFAKKEYIFDLSKDKNLQHSSLDKIRKVFKNDRSHQFVCLTCRYTVDVLLDLKNVSQEIATKLNDIISEEIDYLNFPKIKTTVVNRKTTTTESTRIATAAQDADESDKMTRTRSQDNRLANSKSSEKSTQNQNKIQKTGEIVCKGFWTSIKSTDVNKQQSVAETKSCKVFLKDVLKVTALKERKLHETEEKDQRKKASAVTEKPSTVESKSRRAATEAENETGRQAQKRPARSGKPDSTDIKELPTKRLRSSAKQVTADPKEATSETVSPKSKPPEQKDAVLNSGQSYTSDSPATSNRTLTRHKRTTGASLSDADVDSRRDRKKLKAILAGNTAIKNMELNDESSNEEAPPKKKRLRFTSASSITIDLTQSDKGEESGNKHATARKGKVRTRRFGRSALMSKVARKAKSSESDNKESEDEETKPYICKECGANYENKLVGLTHQLTHYKQPKLALEKRVIDNVEKETVDASDAVDDQCEDQIETIAIRVDDDDEEETAVDVSNLDGSDRLEVIAEAEEKTPSPEKGRKKVKEEVKETIEAAEVNETIEVEEVIETIQEEEVNETIEEEEMKQTEEEQKETTKEKDATKQKEKEATKQKEKKATKEKEKKATKEKETTKEKEATEEKKATKEKEATKEKEATEEKEATKEKEATKEKEAPKEKEVTKEKEATKEKEAPKEKEVTKEKEATKEKEATKEKEATKEKDTKETKDKKEKDTKTKDTKVTKDQKEDTVDVKFVPQKPTDDAPDQAEEPEEEKECEITEIVAVPSPSRGRKRGSRKGGSRWGRVRKSNTWRSRSRSNISDHSDTEDVIEVKVEESTSMTNTKYVSRTQIEDISEEVKKKEQTEEDEEEGSLKEVEELEEDEILEEEVETPKENKDKGKEEEAICTEHDSEPVDKESMKGLKCSADVDEIVALVDEDTPEPEEDEQNGVEEKGAQSETETRLEDASGKAEGTEKAKSPKRAKSIESCEENKENKEEQSVQANGDAPVTSNVAPLEGADVLKDSEAPGEKDAEKVEENAPESKTPKPEKPTSESSNVAADILQEVLELASAEIQKRQDVIDADASNDSVDAETLENISREIQNTVDMPSLKIDSANTGNDSE; via the exons ATGCCAAGAGAATACTGTTTCCTCTGTGCGAGCGATGAAGGCGTCTTCTTGGACATCACTGCCGACAATAAACAAATATATCACAAGCAATTCGAGATCTGCTCTCTGGTGAAG GTACCAACCACGGATCAATTGCCAACTAAAATATGTCACAAATGCGTATACGAGTTGAATCAGTGTACCTCGTTTCTAAAGAAGTATAACCAATCTATAAAGCACAAGACACAGGCACGCAAAAATTTCTGCAGTTTATGCTATCGATTCGCGAAAAAGGAATACATTTTCGACCTCAGTAAAGACAAGAACTTGCAACACAGTTCCCTCGACAAGATACGCAAAGTTTTTAAGAACGAT AGGAGCCACCAGTTTGTATGCTTAACTTGCCGATACACAGTGGACGTATTGTTAGATTTAAAGAATGTATCTCAAGAGATTGCAACAAAACTGAACGATATAATCAGCGAAGAAATAGATTACTTAAACTTCCCTAAG ATAAAGACTACCGTGGTGAATCGCAAAACTACCACCACTGAATCTACCAGAATAGCCACCGCCGCGCAGGACGCTGACGAATCTGACAAGATGACACGGACAAGATCTCAGGACAACAGATTAGCCAATAGCAAGTCAAGCGAAAAATCAACGCAAAATCAAAACAAAATTCAAAAGACAGGCGAAATTGTGTGTAAAGGTTTCTGGACCAGCATTAAATCCACTGACGTCAACAAACAGCAAAGTGTCGCGGAGACGAAGTCCTGTAAAGTGTTCCTGAAAGACGTGTTGAAAGTTACGGCACTGAAGGAGCGGAAGCTGCATGAAACTGAGGAGAAGGACCAAAGGAAGAAGGCGAGCGCGGTGACAGAGAAACCATCGACAGTGGAAAGTAAATCTCGGAGAGCAGCCACTGAGGCGGAGAACGAAACAGGCAGACAGGCTCAAAAGCGTCCCGCTAGAAGTGGCAAACCTGACAGCACAGATATCAAAGAGTTGCCAACTAAGAGATTAAGGTCCAGTGCGAAGCAGGTCACCGCGGATCCCAAGGAAGCTACGTCAGAGACAGTCTCGCCGAAATCAAAGCCACCCGAGCAGAAAGATGCTGTGCTTAACAGCGGTCAGAGCTACACTTCCGACTCCCCTGCAACAAGTAACAGAACCCTAACTAGACACAAGCGCACGACCGGCGCGTCATTGTCCGATGCGGACGTTGACAGTAGACGCGATCGCAAGAAATTGAAAGCTATTCTAGCGGGTAACACAGCGATAAAGAATATGGAGTTAAACGACGAGTCGTCGAACGAGGAGGCCCCGCCGAAGAAGAAGAGGTTAAGGTTTACGAGCGCCTCGTCCATTACGATCGACTTGACGCAAAGCGACAAAGGCGAGGAGAGCGGCAATAAACACGCGACGGCGCGTAAGGGAAAAGTTCGGACTCGGAGGTTCGGAAGGTCTGCCCTGATGTCCAAGGTGGCACGGAAGGCGAAGTCCTCTGAATCCGACAATAAAGAGTCGGAGGACGAGGAAACGAAGCCGTACATATGTAAAGAGTGTGGTGCGAATTATGAGAACAAACTTGTGGGCCTGACGCACCAATTGACGCATTACAAGCAGCCAAAACTGGCACTGGAGAAGCGGGTCATTGATAATGTGGAGAAGGAGACTGTGGACGCCAGCGACGCGGTGGATGACCAGTGCGAGGACCAGATCGAGACCATTGCGATCAGAGTGGACGATGATGATGAGGAGGAGACAGCTGTGGATGTAAGTAATTTGGACGGGAGCGATCGGTTAGAGGTCATTGCAGAAGCGGAAGAGAAAACTCCATCTCCGGAGAAGGGGAGGAAGAAGGTGAAGGAGGAGGTGAAGGAGACAATAGAAGCCGCGGAA gtgaATGAGACAATAGAGGTGGAGGAGGTAATTGAGACAATACAGGAGGAGGAGGTGAATGAGACAATAGAGGAGGAGGAGATGAAGCAGACAGAGGAGGAGCAGAAGGAGACGACAAAGGAGAAGGATGCGACGAAgcagaaggagaaggaggcgaCGAagcagaaggagaagaaggcgacgaaggagaaggagaagaaggcgaCGAAGGAGAAGGAGACGACAAAGGAGAAGGAGGCGACGGAGGAGAAGAAGGCGACGAAGGAGAAGGAGGCGACGAAGGAGAAGGAGGCGACGGAGGAGAAGGAGGCGACGAAGGAGAAGGAGGCGACGAAGGAGAAGGAGGCGCCGAAGGAGAAGGAGGTGACGAAAGAAAAGGAGGCGACGAAGGAGAAGGAGGCGCCGAAGGAGAAGGAGGTGACGAAAGAAAAGGAGGCGACGAAGGAGAAGGAAGCGACGAAGGAGAAGGAGGCGACGAAAGAGAAGGATACAAAAGAGACGAAGGATAAGAAGGAGAAGGATACAAAGACCAAGGATACAAAAGTCACAAAAGACCAGAAGGAAGACACTGTCGACGTGAAGTTTGTTCCGCAGAAGCCCACCGATGATGCACCTGACCAAGCCGAGGAGCCAGAGGAGGAGAAAGAATGTGAAATCACAGAAATTGTTGCAGTTCCGTCCCCGAGTCGAGGCAGGAAACGTGGATCCAGGAAGGGCGGCTCACGGTGGGGTCGCGTACGGAAGAGCAACACCTGGCGCAGCAGAAGTAGAAGCAACATAAGCGACCATAGTGACACCGAGGACGTTATCGAGGTTAAGGTAGAAGAATCCACGAGTATGACAAACACGAAGTATGTATCGCGTACCCAGATCGAAGATATTTCAGAGGAAGTGAAAAAGAAAGAGCAGACAGAGGAGGATGAAGAAGAAGGTAGTTTGAAGGAGGTAGAGGAACTAGAAGAGGACGAGATATTGGAAGAAGAGGTGGAAACTCCAAAGGAGAACAAAGACAAGGGAAAAGAGGAGGAAGCAATTTGTACAGAGCACGATAGCGAGCCAGTTGATAAGGAAAGTATGAAGGGATTGAAGTGCAGCGCAGATGTCGACGAGATTGTCGCGCTGGTGGATGAAGACACGCCCGAGCCCGAGGAGGACGAGCAGAATGGAGTGGAGGAGAAGGGCGCCCAGAGCGAAACAGAAACGAGGCTCGAAGATGCTAGTGGTAAGGCAGAGGGCACGGAGAAAGCAAAGTCGCCTAAACGCGCGAAAAGCATAGAGTCCTGCGAGGAGAACAAGGAGAACAAGGAGGAGCAGAGCGTACAGGCGAATGGTGACGCGCCCGTGACGTCAAATGTAGCTCCATTGGAGGGCGCGGATGTGTTGAAAGACAGCGAAGCCCCCGGCGAAAAGGACGCCGAGAAAGTGGAGGAGAACGCCCCCGAATCAAAGACCCCGAAGCCAGAGAAGCCGACCAGCGAGTCCTCGAACGTCGCGGCGGATATCCTGCAGGAGGTCCTCGAACTGGCGAGCGCGGAGATTCAGAAGCGGCAAGATGTGATAGACGCCGACGCAAGCAATGATTCCGTGGACGCGGAGACCCTGGAGAACATATCCCGTGAAATCCAGAACACCGTCGACATGCCATCCCTGAAAATCGATAGCGCCAATACTGGCAACGACTCGGAGTAA